The Lacipirellulaceae bacterium genome includes a region encoding these proteins:
- a CDS encoding sugar phosphate isomerase/epimerase family protein, producing MARPVTLFTGQWADLSLDELAGMAKGFGYDGLELACWGDHFEVDKAVAEDGYCDAKHELLQKHGLQCHAISTHLVGQAVCDNIDSRHQSILPPYVWGDGDPAGVSERAAEDVKNTARMAKKFGVGVVNGFTGSSIWPLLYSFPPVPEEMIDAGFQQFADRWNPILDVFGECGVRFALEVHPTEIAFDLHSAARALEAIGHREEFGFNFDPSHLIWQGVDPVEFIRAFPDRIYHVHIKDAIVTLDGRSGILASHLNFGDARRGWDFRSPGRGGVNFEEIIRALNAINYQGPLSVEWEDIGMDRAHGAAEAAEFVRKLDFAPSNVAFDAAFADD from the coding sequence ATGGCGCGTCCCGTCACTTTGTTCACTGGTCAGTGGGCCGATCTTTCGTTGGATGAATTGGCCGGTATGGCGAAGGGCTTTGGTTACGACGGGCTGGAGCTGGCCTGTTGGGGCGACCACTTTGAAGTTGATAAAGCGGTTGCTGAGGACGGCTACTGCGACGCGAAGCACGAGCTCCTGCAAAAGCACGGACTGCAATGTCACGCAATCAGTACGCATCTTGTTGGGCAAGCGGTGTGTGACAACATCGACTCCCGTCATCAGTCCATCCTGCCACCCTACGTGTGGGGTGATGGCGACCCAGCGGGAGTGAGCGAGCGAGCCGCTGAAGACGTCAAGAACACCGCTCGGATGGCGAAGAAGTTTGGCGTCGGTGTGGTCAACGGCTTTACGGGCTCAAGCATCTGGCCGCTGCTGTACTCCTTTCCTCCCGTGCCCGAAGAGATGATCGATGCCGGGTTCCAGCAGTTTGCGGATCGCTGGAATCCGATTCTCGATGTCTTCGGCGAGTGCGGTGTGCGGTTCGCCTTGGAAGTTCATCCAACGGAGATCGCCTTTGACCTGCATAGCGCGGCTCGGGCCCTGGAAGCCATTGGTCACCGTGAGGAGTTCGGGTTCAACTTCGATCCGAGCCATCTCATTTGGCAGGGCGTCGATCCGGTCGAGTTCATCCGTGCGTTTCCTGACCGCATATATCACGTGCATATCAAAGACGCGATCGTCACGCTCGACGGACGCAGCGGCATCTTGGCGAGTCACTTGAACTTCGGCGACGCTCGTCGCGGCTGGGACTTCCGCTCGCCGGGTCGCGGCGGGGTGAACTTCGAGGAAATCATCCGAGCGCTCAACGCCATCAACTACCAAGGTCCGCTGTCAGTCGAATGGGAAGACATCGGCATGGACCGTGCGCACGGAGCGGCTGAAGCGGCGGAGTTCGTCCGCAAACTCGACTTTGCGCCGAGCAATGTGGCGTTTGATGCTGCGTTTGCTGATGATTAG
- a CDS encoding DUF2780 domain-containing protein — protein MHLVHSLSKHLQVTDEQAAGGVGAILIVVSEQLERNELETLADAIPGFSDLVAKSPVFDPQVPVWLSTLSRWCGGLGKLRSIKPVFEALGLTNNLIGTFTEALREFLANKLDQQALRVFEKALN, from the coding sequence ATGCACCTGGTTCATTCACTTTCCAAGCACCTACAAGTCACCGACGAGCAAGCTGCGGGCGGTGTGGGGGCGATTCTAATCGTTGTTTCGGAGCAACTTGAACGCAACGAGTTAGAGACACTAGCCGATGCGATTCCCGGCTTCTCCGATCTGGTGGCTAAGTCGCCCGTATTCGACCCTCAAGTTCCCGTCTGGCTGTCGACGCTTAGCCGGTGGTGTGGTGGGCTGGGAAAGCTACGCTCCATAAAGCCCGTCTTCGAGGCGTTGGGGCTTACCAACAACCTGATCGGTACATTCACCGAAGCCTTGCGTGAGTTTCTTGCCAACAAGCTCGATCAACAGGCTCTACGGGTGTTTGAAAAAGCGTTAAACTAG